One Syngnathoides biaculeatus isolate LvHL_M chromosome 4, ASM1980259v1, whole genome shotgun sequence DNA window includes the following coding sequences:
- the LOC133499371 gene encoding selenocysteine insertion sequence-binding protein 2-like produces MEKLGKETPAEAGRRTESARQQQDSSNRHVILPNPRLYQHKPRGNESGVGPKWSLPSDIHGGDLSWRPKASRKKNEPRVQSGIGGKNSADTQRRGVQESRSARTPKPTQADLAPFEVKISDFPQLDSSPAQGHKENWRPIVTVEKSQLPSKSLSPWADLHQKTSMRGSITLPDPRQTDGPTLACSAAEQAATSWANVASQPPKKTLQKEKTVMPTEETVTQQPQEEMAAGRKKRKKKKKVKEVYDSKEDEREDPTVQQEPPKFGDEDEFPGLAPSQTWSDRLTSSRNTINKYAENQQDELAAIRRKNGTKTPPVESAKKGQKTEKTSGKKSKAPVQLDIGNMLSVLENKQQSQKVKQTVISVGGGLPVIHKQPTVQKKTPWQQDKIAHNPLDSTSPLVKKGKQREVPKAKKPTALKKVILKEREERKQRRLLEERGVVPENESTIATPTAENERCNANLTDEDDGAVSGSDEQQENEMARVGDGESDRIRPDEQHSNQQDVSINALDQPKIHSRKFREYCSQMLSKEVDQCVTSLLKELVRFQDRLYQKDPMKARMKRRMVMGLREVLKHLKLHKVKCVIISPNCERVQSKGGLDEALHTIINTCRVQEVPFVFALSRKALGRCVNKMVPVSLVGIFNYDGAQDYYHQMIELSSEARKAYEVMLASVERAVRSERGDADFSEEHSAAKLIEAKQSEPELESEDLVYNQSWRKLLQNESNYKSLNFDGWPSECHHENEKS; encoded by the exons ATGGAGAAG CTGGGCAAAGAAACACCTGCTGAGGCGGGGAGGAGAACCGAGTCAGCTCGGCAACAACAAGACAGCTCGAATCGTCATGTGATCCTCCCAAACCCCCGCCTGTATCAGCACAAGCCAAGAGG CAATGAGTCAGGAGTCGGCCCAAAGTGGAGCCTTCCATCAGACATTCATGGTGGTGACTTATCCTGGAGACCAAAG GCGtccagaaagaaaaatgaaccTCGGGTACAAAGCGGCATTGGGGGTAAAAACTCAGCGGACACACAAAGAAGAG GTGTCCAAGAGTCCAGATCAGCAAGGACCCCAAAACCCACTCAGGCCGATTTAGCCCCATTTGAGGTGAAAATTTCCGACTTCCCGCAACTGGACAGCAGCCCCGCACAAGGTCACAAAGAAAATTGGAGGCCAATTGTGACAGTGGAGAAATCTCAACTTCCCTCAAAGTCACTATCTCCATGGGCGGATTTACACCAGAAG ACATCCATGAGAGGATCCATAACTTTACCTGATCCCCGACAAACCGATGGCCCAACGCTCGCTTGCAGCGCAGCTGAACAAGCGGCGACGTCGTGGGCTAATGTTGCTTCTCAGCCaccaaaaaaaaccttgcaGAAGGAAAAGACTGTCATGCCG ACGGAGGAAACAGTCACACAGCAGCCGCAAGAGGAAATGGCGGCAGGGAGGAAAAAacggaagaaaaagaagaaggtaaaAGAGGTATATGACAGCAAAGAAGATGAGAGAGAAGATCCAACAGTCCAACAAGAGCCACCAAAGTTTGGA GATGAAGATGAGTTCCCTGGTTTGGCTCCATCACAGACTTGGTCTGATCGGTTGACGAGCAGCAGAAACACTATCAATAAATATGCA gAAAACCAACAAGATGAACTAGCAGCAATCAGGCGGAAGAATGGAACCAAAACCCCACCTGTAGAGTCAGCAAAGAAAGGCCAG AAAACTGAGAAGACCTCTGGGAAGAAGAGCAAAGCTCCTGTGCAGCTGGACATTGGGAACATGCTGTCCGTTCTGGAAAATAAGCAGCAATCTCAGAAAGTCAAGCAGACTGTGATATCAG TGGGTGGAGGACTTcctgtcattcacaagcaacCGACAGTCCAGAAAAAGACACCCTGGCAGCAGGACAAAATTGCCCACAACCCGCTGGACTCCACCAGCCCCCTAGTGAAGAAAGGCAAGCAGAGGGAGGTTCCCAAAGCAAAGAAACCTACTGCTCTCAAAAAG GTCATCCTTAAAGAAAGAGAGGAGCGAAAGCAGCGCCGTTTACTGGAGGAGAGGGGTGTGGTGCCTGAAAATGAGTCCACGATTGCCACGCCTACAGCAGAAAATGAGCGGTGTAATGCGAATTTGACAG ATGAAGACGACGGTGCTGTTTCAGGAAGTGACGAGCAACAGGAAAATGAAATGGCGAGAGTGGGTGACGGAGAGTCTGACAGAATTAGACCTGACGAGCAGCACAGTAATCAGCAGGATGTTTCTATCAATGCACTGGATCAACCCAAAATCCACAGCAGGAAGTTCAGAGA GTACTGCAGCCAGATGCTGAGCAAAGAGGTGGACCAGTGTGTGACGTCGCTGCTGAAGGAGCTGGTCCGATTCCAGGACCGCCTCTATCAGAAGGACCCTATGAAGGCACGCATGAAGCGGCGCATGGTCATGGGTCTGCGAGAGGTCCTCAAGCACCTCAAACTCCACAAGGTCAAGTGCGTCATTATCTCGCCCAACTGCGAGCGCGTCCAGTCCAAAG GAGGTCTGGACGAGGCGCTTCACACAATCATCAACACGTGCCGCGTGCAGGAAGTGCCGTTCGTCTTCGCCCTCTCCCGCAAGGCTCTAGGGCGCTGCGTCAACAAGATGGTGCCCGTCAGCCTGGTGGGCATTTTCAACTACGATGGCGCGCAG GACTACTACCACCAAATGATTGAGTTGTCCTCTGAGGCCAGGAAGGCATACGAGGTGATGCTGGCGAGCGTGGAGCGAGCCGTTCGGTCAGAGCGCGGCGACGCTGACTTTTCTGAGGAGCACAGTGCTGCCAAGCTGATTGAGGCCAAGCAGTCAGAGCCTGAGCTTGAGTCTGAGGATCTGGTATATA ACCAGTCGTGGAGGAAGCTGCTGCAGAATGAGTCCAACTACAAGTCGTTAAACTTTGATGGATGGCCAAGTGAATGTCACCATGAAAATGAGAAGAGCTGA
- the mfsd10 gene encoding major facilitator superfamily domain-containing protein 10 isoform X1, which translates to MSEKSKTSKDVSPSSSRVICVVFVLLLLDLLGFTLILPLLPSILDHYANAEDATYQSLQSALDVFRELLGIPMEKKYNCVLFGGLIGSVFSLLQFLSSPITGALSDCYGRRPLLLLTTVGITSSYVVWALSQSFAMFLLFRVIAGMCKGNVSLCTAIVADLADPKARNRGMAMIGLAFSVGFTVGPLIGAYLGVTSKTAGHVFFQTPALLALAFSVADLIFIWLMLPETLTEHAKGSNSGFGHFRDLLSPLALFSFSAVTRTKDPPSETRMQRLKVLGCVYFCYLFLFSGLEFTLSFLTHQRFHFTSMQQGKMFFFIGVTMASIQGGYARRIKSGQHVKAVRMAIAALIPAFILIGLSWNITMLYVGLALYSFAAAVVVPSLTTLVSEHGTASQKGTVMGILRSQGALARALGPVVSSSVYWLAGALICYLVTSISFVVPLILLSTA; encoded by the exons ATGTCAGAGAAAAGCAAAACGTCCAAGGACGTGTCCCCGTCCTCATCAAGGGTGATCTGCGTGGTCTTCGTCCTTCTGCTGCTGGACCTGCTCGGGTTCACCCTCATCTTACCTCTGCTGCCCTCCATCCTGGACCACTACGCAAACGCAGAG GATGCCACCTATCAATCGCTCCAGAGCGCCTTGGATGTCTTCAGAGAGCTGCTTGGCATTCCCATGGAAAAGAAGTACAACTGCGTCCTATTCGGAG GTTTGATCGGCTCAGTTTTTTCCTTGCTGCAGTTCTTGTCATCTCCAATCACTGGCGCTCTGTCGGATTGCTATGGCAGGCGACCTTTACTCCTACTTACTACA GTGGGGATCACGTCTTCCTATGTGGTCTGGGCTTTGTCCCAGAGCTTTGCCATGTTTCTTTTGTTCCGGGTAATTGCGGGCATGTGCAAGGGCAACGTCAGCCTCTGCACTGCCATCGTGGCTGACTTGGCTGACCCCAAAGCTCGGAACCGTgggatg GCCATGATTGGTTTGGCCTTCTCGGTGGGCTTCACCGTAGGACCTCTGATAGGGGCATACTTGGGCGTGACTTCCAAAACCGCCGGACACGTCTTTTTCCAGACGCCAGCGTTGCTGGCATTGGCCTTCAGTGTCGCTGACCTTATTTTTATTTGGCTCATGCTGCCCGAAACGCTTACAGAGCATGCCAAG GGTTCCAATTCTGGGTTTGGGCACTTTCGAGACCTGCTCAGCCCTTTGGCATTGTTCAGCTTTTCTGCTGTCACAAGAACCAAAGATCCACCCTCAGAAACAA GAATGCAGAGGCTCAAAGTGTTGGGCTGtgtttatttctgctacctcttcCTGTTCTCTGGCCTGGAGTTCACGCTGAGTTTCCTCACGCACCAACGCTTCCACTTCACTAG CATGCAGCAGGGTAAGATGTTCTTCTTCATCGGCGTGACCATGGCGTCCATCCAGGGAGGATATGCACGCCGAATCAAATCAGGACAACATGTCAAAGCTGTCCGCATG GCCATCGCCGCCCTGATCCCAGCATTTATTCTCATTGGACTTTCTTGGAACATCACCATGCTTTACGTGGGCTTGGCGCTCTATTCCTTTG CGGCAGCAGTTGTGGTCCCATCCCTCACAAcgcttgtctctgaacatg GCACAGCTAGTCAGAAAGGCACAGTGATGGGCATCTTGCGAAGTCAAGGCGCCCTGGCCAGAGCTCTGGGGCCTGTAGTTTCTTCCTCTG tttACTGGCTAGCCGGAGCACTAATCTGCTACCTTGTCACGTCGATCTCCTTTGTGGTACCTCTGATTCTGCTGAGCACAGCCTGA
- the mfsd10 gene encoding major facilitator superfamily domain-containing protein 10 isoform X2 encodes MHGLIGSVFSLLQFLSSPITGALSDCYGRRPLLLLTTVGITSSYVVWALSQSFAMFLLFRVIAGMCKGNVSLCTAIVADLADPKARNRGMAMIGLAFSVGFTVGPLIGAYLGVTSKTAGHVFFQTPALLALAFSVADLIFIWLMLPETLTEHAKGSNSGFGHFRDLLSPLALFSFSAVTRTKDPPSETRMQRLKVLGCVYFCYLFLFSGLEFTLSFLTHQRFHFTSMQQGKMFFFIGVTMASIQGGYARRIKSGQHVKAVRMAIAALIPAFILIGLSWNITMLYVGLALYSFAAAVVVPSLTTLVSEHGTASQKGTVMGILRSQGALARALGPVVSSSVYWLAGALICYLVTSISFVVPLILLSTA; translated from the exons atgcatg GTTTGATCGGCTCAGTTTTTTCCTTGCTGCAGTTCTTGTCATCTCCAATCACTGGCGCTCTGTCGGATTGCTATGGCAGGCGACCTTTACTCCTACTTACTACA GTGGGGATCACGTCTTCCTATGTGGTCTGGGCTTTGTCCCAGAGCTTTGCCATGTTTCTTTTGTTCCGGGTAATTGCGGGCATGTGCAAGGGCAACGTCAGCCTCTGCACTGCCATCGTGGCTGACTTGGCTGACCCCAAAGCTCGGAACCGTgggatg GCCATGATTGGTTTGGCCTTCTCGGTGGGCTTCACCGTAGGACCTCTGATAGGGGCATACTTGGGCGTGACTTCCAAAACCGCCGGACACGTCTTTTTCCAGACGCCAGCGTTGCTGGCATTGGCCTTCAGTGTCGCTGACCTTATTTTTATTTGGCTCATGCTGCCCGAAACGCTTACAGAGCATGCCAAG GGTTCCAATTCTGGGTTTGGGCACTTTCGAGACCTGCTCAGCCCTTTGGCATTGTTCAGCTTTTCTGCTGTCACAAGAACCAAAGATCCACCCTCAGAAACAA GAATGCAGAGGCTCAAAGTGTTGGGCTGtgtttatttctgctacctcttcCTGTTCTCTGGCCTGGAGTTCACGCTGAGTTTCCTCACGCACCAACGCTTCCACTTCACTAG CATGCAGCAGGGTAAGATGTTCTTCTTCATCGGCGTGACCATGGCGTCCATCCAGGGAGGATATGCACGCCGAATCAAATCAGGACAACATGTCAAAGCTGTCCGCATG GCCATCGCCGCCCTGATCCCAGCATTTATTCTCATTGGACTTTCTTGGAACATCACCATGCTTTACGTGGGCTTGGCGCTCTATTCCTTTG CGGCAGCAGTTGTGGTCCCATCCCTCACAAcgcttgtctctgaacatg GCACAGCTAGTCAGAAAGGCACAGTGATGGGCATCTTGCGAAGTCAAGGCGCCCTGGCCAGAGCTCTGGGGCCTGTAGTTTCTTCCTCTG tttACTGGCTAGCCGGAGCACTAATCTGCTACCTTGTCACGTCGATCTCCTTTGTGGTACCTCTGATTCTGCTGAGCACAGCCTGA